The DNA segment TGTCCTCGGCTTCGAGGTCACGCATGCGCTCGATGTGCGCCAATGGGAAGGCATAGGCTTCGCCGCCGACATCCACCACCAGGCTGCGCACCACCGATAAGGTCAGCGGCACTTCGATCCGAAAGCGACTGCCCTGCCCGGCCTGCTGCTCCAGCGTCACGGCACCGTGCAACTGGCGCACCATATGCTGCACCGCGTCCAGGCCCACGCCGCGCCCGGAAATCTGGGTGACCTTGTCGCGCATGCTGAAGCCAGGCAGGAACAGGAAACTCAGCAGCTCTTCTTCGCTCATCTGCGCCGCCGTTTCAGCCGGCGAGAGCTTGCGGGCGACGATGGCATTGCGCAGCTTTTCGAGGTCGACACCACCGCCGTCGTCGGTGAGCTCGACCACCAACATGCCCGCCTGGTGAGAGGCGCGCAGGCGAATCGAACCTTCGCTGTCCTTACCCAGCGCCTGACGTCGCTCCGGCGATTCAATACCGTGATCGACCGCGTTGCGCAGCAAGTGAGTCAGCGGCGCCTCAAGCTTTTCCAGCACTTCACGGTCGACCTGGGTCTTTTCGCCATCGATATCCAGGCGCACCGGTTTGCCGAGTTCACGGCCCAGGTCGCGGACCATCCGCGCCTGGCCACCCAGCACATCGGCAAACGGCCGCATCCGGCAGGCCAGGGCGCTGTCATACAGCGACTGGGCACGCTGCGCAGACTGCCAGCCGAACTCATCGAGCTCTGCCGCCTGCTCAATCAGCATGTTCTGAGCCTGCGACAGCAATTGTCGCGCGTCCTCCAGTGCCTTGTGCGCCTCGGGGCTGATCTGGCTCTGGTCGAGACTGGCCTCAAGCACCTGCAACGCCCGGTCACTGCCCAACTGCAGACGTTTGAGGCGCTGCATGCCGGTCAACAGGGGTTTGATACGCTGACTTTCGACCAGCGACTTGCTGGACAGATCAAGCAACCCGTTGAGGCGCTCGGCAGTGACGCGCAATACCCGCTCGCCACCCTCGGCGACCCGTCGGTCACGCAACGGGCGTGGCGCAGAATCGGCTTGGGCCGTGGCAAGCGGCCCGCTGTCGACATCGACAACAGGCTCGACAGGCGCGGCAGGCGGCTGGGGGGCCGGCGCTGGCGCTTCGGCGGCCAGCAACGCCGACAAGTCGGCCTGAGCCTCGGGCGACAGTCCCAACACCAATGAGTCAGGCAAGCCGGGCCCGGCCAGCGCCGCACTGTCGGCGGGCGCAGACTCTGGCGGGCGACTGACGCTGCGCCCGCTGCCGACCCCAGAGCTCATCAGCTCATTCATGCGCTGTACATAGGCGTCGACAGCCGGCTGATCGACGCTGCCATCGCCTGGCGTAGCGATGCGCATCAGCATGTCGGTGCCCGACAGCAACGCATCGATATGCTCCGGCTGCAGCACCAGACGCCCCTCCTGGCCGGCAACCAGGCAGTCTTCCATGACATGGGCAACGCTGACGCCGAAGTCCACGCCCACGATGCGTGCCGCGCCCTTGAGCGAATGGGCAGCACGCATACAGGCTTCGAGATGATCGGCCTGGGTCGGGTTACGTTCCAGCTCCAGCAGGCCGGCGCTCAGTACCTGGGTCTGCGCCTCGGCTTCCAGGGTAAACAGTTCGAACAACGAGGCGTCGCGCATCTGGTCCGGGGTCATGTCAGGCTCCGATGCACTGCCACCAGCAGCTCTTGTTCATCAAGCAAACGCAGGCTGCGATCCTTCCAGTGCAGCACACCCCGGGTAAAGCGGGCGTTGGCATGAGTGCCGGAGGCCGACGCCGACTCAAGCAGTGCCTGCTCCATGGCATGAATGCCATCGACTTCATCCACCGGCACCACCACCGGACCGCCTTCGGCCGCGACGATGAGCATGCGCGGCATGATCCGGTTATTGGCCGGCGAACAGGCGCCGGTTTCCAGGCCCAGCAACTCGACCAGCGAGATACACGCCACCAGGGCGCCACGGACATTGGCAACCCCCAGCAATGCCCGCGAACGTTGGTGCGGCAGCGAATGGATCGCTTGCATCGGCGACACCTCAACCAGGCTGCGGGTGGCCAGGGCCAGCCATTCATCACCCAGGCGAAACACCACTACCGAACGGGTGTTGGCCCTGCCCTGTTGCTCGGCGCTGCGCGAGCGGTCGTGATAGTCCTGCGCCAGGCTGTAGCGATCGAGCAAGCGCGTCGCCGCTGCCGAATAGACTTCGCAATTACGGCAATGGATGTGCCCGGCCAGCAAGGGGCAAGAGCGGTCACCATGAATACCGATGCGATTCCAGCAATCGTCGATGTCCTGACCGTCATCCTGGGTAAGGCTTGCAAGGCTGACCCCGCTCATCAGCTGTTTCCTTGTTTATTGGCGCCACGTGCTGCTCGTTCGAGCAAGCGCCGGGCACCGCTGCTATCGCCTTGTGCGGCCAGTACAGCAGCCAGTTGCGCCAGGGCTTCGGGGTGCTGGGGTTGCAGATACAACGCTTTGCGGTAATGCTCCTGCGCTTGCTGGACTTTGCCTTCCACTTCACTGAGCAAGCCCAGCCAGTAGAACACCTGGGCCACCGGCTCGTGCCGGGCCAGATACCGCTGGCAGGCCGCTCGCGCCTCACTGCTTTTGCCCTCATTGGCCAGGCTGGCAATAGCCGCCAGCTCGGCATCGGGCTGCGCCGCTGCCGGGGCCTGGCTGCCAGATGAGCCAAACGCGCTGCCCGCCACCCGCGCCGCGGTGCCCGGCGCAAATGGCCGTGGGGTGCTGCTCGGCACGCTGCGTACCGCAGGCTGGACGAGCACCGGCGCCACTGGAGCGGGTGCCGGCACCGCCGGGGCACCGAGTACCACCGGCCGCGGATCATCAGCCCGTGCATGGCGAAACGCGAACGACTGCGCAACGTTGATCGAGCGCATGCCGATCTGCGCCAACAGATTGCCCTCGGCCGGGCCGATAAACAGTACGCCGTCTTCCAGGGTCAGGCGCTTGAGCACCTCGAATACATGAGCCTGGGTCGGCCGGTCAAAGTAGATCACCAGGTTGCGACAGAACACAAAATCGCAGGCCGGCTGGTTGGCCAGTGCCGGATCAAGCAGGTTGCCGGGTCGAAAATCGACACAGTCACGTACCCGCTCAGCCACCTGCCAGCCATCGGCCAGCTGGCTGAAGTAACGTTCACGAAAGCTCAGGTCGGTGCCCCTGAACGAGTTCTTGCCATAGATCGCGCGCTTGGCGCGCTGGATCGACAACGGGCTGATATCGATCGCATCGACGCGAAACTGCTGCGCCGCCAGGCCTGCGTCAAACAACGCCATGGCGATCGAATAAGGTTCTTCGCCGGTCGAGCATGGCAGGCTGAGAATACGCAATGGCCGCGCACCCGCCAGTGCCTGGACCCGCGCCAGCGCCAGTTTGCCAAGCGTGGCGAAAGACTCCGGGTAACGGAAAAACCAGGTTTCAGGAACGATCACCGCTTCGATCAGTGCCTGCTGCTCAGCCGCTGAGGTCTGCAGCAAGGCCCAATAGGCGTCGCTGTCGGCGGCGCCGGACGAAGTGGTGCGCTGGCGCAATGCCCGCTCGACGATGGCCTCGCCCACGGAGGTGACATCCAGGCCGATGCGCTCTTTGAGAAACGCGAAGAACCGCGCGTCATTACTCATGGCGCATCCTCCAGCAGCTCGATGTCCGGCGCGACCACCGGATACAGCAGTTCGCGCACCGGCTCACTGAGCAACTCCTCGACGCGGATCCACTGCAACAGCCCCTGCTCATCTTCGCGTACCGGCCCCAGATAGGGCGACAGGCGATTTTCCAGGCCGTACTCCTTGAACTGCGCAGCCGGACAGCGCAAGGTCTCGGTAGCCTGCTCCAGAATCAGGCCCAGCAACTGCGCCGGGTGCTGATCGTCGTGGCGGTAGTGCACCAGCACCATACGGGTGCTGGTGCGGGCGCGGGCCGGAGTGCCAAAACTCAAGGCACTGATATCAATAACCGGGACGATTTCGCCACGGTGGGCGAAGATCCCTGCCACCCAGGCCGGCGCCTTGGGAATCACCTTGAGTTTCAAGCGTGGCAGTACCTCGGCGATCTCCCGGGCCTGCAGCGCGTAGCGTTCTTCGCCGATGCGAAACAGCAGAAACAGCGTATCGCGCACGGACCGCTTGGGTGATTGCTCAACCATGACCGGGTCTCAAACCTTGAAACGCGAAACGCCGCTGCGCAGCCCCACCGCAACCTGACTCAACTCGTCAATCGCGAAGCTGGCCTGGCGCAGGGACTCGACAGTCTGGCTGCTGGCATCGGCCAGTTGCACCAATGCCTGGTTAATCTGCTCGGCACCACTGGCCTGGGCCTGCATGCCGTCGTTGACCATCAGCACGCGTGGCGCCAGCGCCTGGACCTGATGAATGATCTGCGACAGTTGCTCACCGACCTGGGTGACCTCAAACATGCCGCGGCGGACTTCTTCGGAAAACTTGTCCATGCCCATGACACCGGCCGAGACCGCCGACTGGATTTCGCGCACCATCTGCTCGATATCGTAGGTTGCGACGGCGGTCTGGTCGGCCAGGCGCCGCACCTCGGTCGCCACCACAGCAAAACCGCGGCCATATTCACCGGCCTTTTCGGCCTCGATGGCCGCATTGAGCGACAGCAGGTTGGTCTGGTCGGCGACCTTGACGATGGTCACCACCACCTGATTGATATTGCCGGCCTTCTCGTTGAGGATCGCCAGCTTGGCATTGACCAGGTTGGCCGCGCCCATGACCTGATGCATGGTTTCTTCCATCCGCGCCAGACCTTGCTGGCCGGAGCCGGCCAGCACCGAAGCCTGGTCGGCGGCCGAAGTCACCTCGTTCATGGTGCGCACCAGGTCCCGTGACGTGGCGGCGATCTCTCGCGACGTCGCGCCAATTTCAGTGGTCGTGGCTGCGGTTTCGGTCGCGGTGGCCTGTTGCTGCTTGGAAGTGGCGGCGATTTCGGTCACCGAGGTAGTGACCTGCACCGAGGAACGCTGGGCCTGGGCCACCAATGCGGTCAGCTCGGTCATCATGTCGTTGAAGCCGGTCTGCACGACATTGAATTCGTCGTTGCGGTCCAGATTCAGGCGCTGGCTGAGGTCACCGGTGCGCATGACTTCAAGGATGTCGACCAGCCGCTGCATCGGCGCGATGATCGAGCGCATCAGCAGCAAGCCGCAGGCACCGGCCGCGGCAATGGCGATCAACAGAGAAATCACCATGCTCACTTTGGCGGTCAGCACGGCGTCGACAATGTTGTCGGTGGCCTGATCGGCCAACTGCTTGTTGGCCACGATAATGTCGTTGAGCTGCTTGCGCCCCAGCGTCCACACCGGATTGACCTGGTCGTAGAATTCGGCCCTGGCCTTGGCGTATTCACCCCGCTCATAGGCGGCATGGGTTTCCTTGAGCAGCCGCGAGTAGAGTTCACGCTGGGTTTCGAACTGCTGGAAAGTGGCTTTGTCGGAGTTATCGAAAATCGACTGCTTATAGCCGTCGATTTGCTTTTGCAGAGCATCTTCGAAGCCCTTGAACTGCTCGCGCTCGGACTGGGTCAGCGGTCGCCCCTGGCCTTCACCGATCAGTTCAAGGGTACGGATATAACTCTCGCCCCAGGTGCTACGCACCAGGGTGCTGTAATAAACCCCCGGCAACGCGTCCAGGCGAACCACCTCTTCGCTGGACTCGATCTTCAACAAGCGCGAGTAAGACGCCACCACCATCAACAACATGATCGTGATGATTACGGCAAAACTCGCCAGGATCCGTTGGCGCAAGGTCCAGTTTTTCACAGTCATCCCTCAAGCGTTCAACACCGGCCGGGCGGTGTTCATGAAGTTGGACCGAACGCCGGCCCAGGCGCGCTGAGTATAGCCCAGCCATTAATCCAGTAGCGCGTCCATGGGCAAGTAAATAACAACTGCCAGAACAAGCATTTGAGTGTGCCCCCAAGCCGTCGGAAAAATCGCGACAACCGCTCTGCGACGCAGGCTGGCGCCGTCCCTGAGGCCCATTCAACAGTATTTGGCGGCGCCATGTTTAATAGATAGTTACCACCTTTGGCCCAATACCCTACCCGTAAGCTTTGTTATTTTCTCAACCGCAACAAGGCTTGCTTCACTATGGATATCTCTCTTTCTGATGGGCTCCCGACAAGGCTCCAGACGCACCGGGCAATCATCGAACGGCGCACGCCCGCCTGGCTGGCCAACGCCGGCCCGGACACTCATACAGCGCTGCGCAAGGCCGCCAGCCAGGCACTGAAGCAGCCTTGGCTGACCAAGGCCCGCGACGATACCCCCGCCATTGTTGAGCAGTTACAAGCGCTGTACGCTGAACACCATCATCTGCAACAACGTATCGCCCCCAGCCTGCAGCGGCTGGGCACACTTGAAGACTTTTCCGCGCCGCGCCTGACCCAGGCTATCAAGCAACAGTTCGACCTGGATCTGGATGTGCGCGCGGCGCATTTGTTTCACGCCAGCCACACCCGTACCGAAGACACGTTCGCTAATGTGGCGAAAGATCCAATTGTCCAAGCCAACAGCGCCTTGCGCGCAGCCATCCGTCCACTGCTTGAAGCCGCTTTGCAAAACTTCCAGGCCGAAGATACTGTACCGGGTGCAATGGACCGCGATAAGCACTTCAAAGCCGAGGTCTTTGCCAGCCATCAGGTGCTGGGGCCTATCCTGCAAGGCACTCCTGTCGCCCTGCCGGCCCATGAGTTTGCCGCCTTGTCGAGGCGTCTGGACTTGGGTGGCGAATACCAGAAACACATCGACAGCGTGTTCGACCGGGTAACGATCAGCGACCTCCAGGCGTTCGAGCGCTCGACACTGTTACTGCAGGTTCACCTGGCGTTGCTCAAGCAACGGATCGATGCGCCTGCGCACACGGCCCTGTTGAATCTGCTCCACGGCCGGCCCGATGCCCAACTCAATGGCCAGCAGCTGTACTGCAGTGCCCTGACCCTGTGGGACGTCGAGCTGACCGGGGTCGTGCTGATCAGTACCGACCGCGACGCCAGCACCAGCGTCCAGCCGGTGATGCTGTACATCCCTGAAGACCCGGTTGCACCGCTGCAACTCCATGCCTCGGCACAAGCGCTACATAAAGCGCTGCGAGAAAGCCTGTTCAATAAGCGTTATGCAGACTTTTTCAGCGGGCTGCTTCCCGCGCGCCAGCGCAGCCATGTCATGAATACCCTGTACAAGCACCTGTACCCCAAGGTCAAGAAAGGCCCGTGGTATGGGCAGCGCTGGCTGGAACATGAGGCCGATCACAACGCCCGTCTCAAGCTCGGCGAAAACCATCTTGCCCAACCGCTATTCGAAACCCTGGTACACCGCAAGCTGACGGTCATCAAGGACGATGCACGATTCAATGGCGTACCCACTGCCGAACAGGATCAACGCAGCCATGAGCAGCGCATGGCCTGGTGGCGTGACAAGGCGCTCAACGTTCTGAACATTGCCGCATTTGCCGTGCCGGCCCTGGGCGTGGTCATGCTGGGAGTGACCGCGGTTCAGCTATGTTATGAAGTCTATGAAAGTATCGAGAGCTGGGAGCATGACGAGCGCCAGCAGGCTTTGAGCTACTTGCTGGATGTCGTGGAAAATATCGCCCTGATGGCGGCCATTGGCAAGCTCGCCGCGCACACTGTCCCGCTGCCCGCCATCGAAGTACCGGCGTTTGTCGAGACATTGACGCCGGTGCGGCTGCCCGGCGGCCAGCGGCGTTTATGGAAGCCAGACCTTGCACCGTTTGCCCATGACGTTCTGCTGCCAGCGGAGCTCAAACCGAATGCGCTGGGGCTGTACGAGCATCAAGGCAAGCAATGGCTGGTACTCGATGAGGGCACCTACTCAGTCAAGGCCGACAGCCACGGCGACTTTGTCATCGAACATCCCGATACCGGCCAGCACTTCGAGCCGCCGCTGCGTCACAATGGCGCGGGCGCCTGGCTGCACCCGCTGGATAACCCGCGCCAGATGCACGGCCTGAAACTCCTGCGCCGCCTGGGTTATGACACCGCCAGCCTGCCCGATGCCATGGCCCGGCAAGCCCTGCAAGCCAGCAATACCTCTGAAGCGGTGCTGCGCCACGCCCTGACCGAACTGGGGCGCCCCCCGGCGCTGTTGGTCGACACCATACAGCGCCTGCAACTGGATCGGGAGCTGAGCCAGGCCGGCCAGCCCGAGCTGTTCGACACTCGCTATCAGGCCCGCCAAGCGTCGCCGGTCGCTGGCGTAGAAGCCTTGCAGCAGGCCTTGCCGTCACGCCTGCCCGCCAGCGTTGCGCAAGAGCTGTGGAGTCATGCGTCCACCGCGCAACAACAGCAATTGCTCAACGAGCACAAACTGCCAATCCAGTTGGCCGAAGAAGCCCGTCACTATCGTCAGCAGCTACGCCTGACACGTGCCTATGAAGGTCTGTACCGGCAATCGTCGCACAACCCTGATACCGACCAACTGATCCTGCACAGCCTGGAGTCACTGGTCGGCTGGTCCAGCGAACTGCGCCTTGAAATTCGCGATGGGTCATTCAACGGTGCACTGCTCGACAGCGTCGGCCCCGTAGATGCGCCCAAGCGCAAGGTGCTGATCAAGGAGCAAGGCGGCTATAGCGCTCGCGATGCCCAGGACCGTCACCTCAATGACCGTGCTGACCTGTATGCCTCGATCCTGCATGCCTTGCCCGACGCCGAGCGCCAGGCATTGGGCATACCGCATACCGGCCAACGCGCGGTGCTGCAACGCCTGATTCAATACCAGCCACTGGCGCGTCATCAATTGCGCCGGGTGTTGGCAATGCCTGAGATCCGGCCTGGGTTTCGCTCGCCGATGCGCCTGGCCGACGGGCGAATCGGTTATCTGCTCAGCGGCCGGCCAGGCACACACTGGACAGTCAGCCGCCACTATCTGCTCGACCGGTTGAGCCTGCTGGAGTTCGACATGCTCTGGCCGGATGAAATGCTCCAGCGCCTGCAAGACTTTGGCATGAGCCTGGAAAGAATTGATGCACGGCTTGACGCGGTGCTCGAAGAGCAACGCCTGTTGCGCGAAAGCCTCGAAACCTGGCGCGGCCTTGAGCCGCTGCAGACGGAGGAGGCACAGTCAGTCAACGCTCGCCTGAGCACCGCCATCTGGAGGCACTGGACGCGGCACAGCCTGCCCGAGCTGGGCCTGGCACCCGAGCCACTGCACCTGGAAAATTTTGCCCTGCAAGACTTTGCGCCGCAGTTGCCGGCGTTCTTTGAGCAGCGTGTCACCGCTCTGCAACTCGATGACCTGCGCCCTTCTGCCGCGCATGGGCGGCCCGCTGACCTGCTGTCTGTCGACAACCAGACCCTGCAACAGTTTCTGTCGCGCTGGGGCAATGCCCGCTCGCTGGGCCTGCGCAACAATCCCGGGTCCGGCCTGCTTACCCGCTATTACCCCGGCTTACTGGGTACGGTGTCCAGCAGCCTGCCGAACCTGACCGACTTGCGCCTGATCAATCTGCAACTGTTGCTCAACCAGGCGGAAATGGACGGTTTGCTGCCGCTGCTGCAGTTGCGCAACCTGGAGTTGTCCGGCAACCGCTTCAGCCAGCACCAGCCACTGTCGCTGGAGTGGCTGCGGCCCCAACGGCTGGTGCTGGAGCACACCGAGCTGCGGCATTGGCCGACCTGGCTCGACAGCCGGGTGCCTGGCCCCATTCGCGAGTTGTCACTGGCCGGGAACCACCTGACCGAATTGCCTGGCTACATTCTCGATAACCCGCACAGCCCGGACAACCAT comes from the Pseudomonas sp. StFLB209 genome and includes:
- a CDS encoding chemotaxis protein CheW, which codes for MSGVSLASLTQDDGQDIDDCWNRIGIHGDRSCPLLAGHIHCRNCEVYSAAATRLLDRYSLAQDYHDRSRSAEQQGRANTRSVVVFRLGDEWLALATRSLVEVSPMQAIHSLPHQRSRALLGVANVRGALVACISLVELLGLETGACSPANNRIMPRMLIVAAEGGPVVVPVDEVDGIHAMEQALLESASASGTHANARFTRGVLHWKDRSLRLLDEQELLVAVHRSLT
- a CDS encoding CheR family methyltransferase, producing MSNDARFFAFLKERIGLDVTSVGEAIVERALRQRTTSSGAADSDAYWALLQTSAAEQQALIEAVIVPETWFFRYPESFATLGKLALARVQALAGARPLRILSLPCSTGEEPYSIAMALFDAGLAAQQFRVDAIDISPLSIQRAKRAIYGKNSFRGTDLSFRERYFSQLADGWQVAERVRDCVDFRPGNLLDPALANQPACDFVFCRNLVIYFDRPTQAHVFEVLKRLTLEDGVLFIGPAEGNLLAQIGMRSINVAQSFAFRHARADDPRPVVLGAPAVPAPAPVAPVLVQPAVRSVPSSTPRPFAPGTAARVAGSAFGSSGSQAPAAAQPDAELAAIASLANEGKSSEARAACQRYLARHEPVAQVFYWLGLLSEVEGKVQQAQEHYRKALYLQPQHPEALAQLAAVLAAQGDSSGARRLLERAARGANKQGNS
- a CDS encoding chemotaxis protein CheW — its product is MVEQSPKRSVRDTLFLLFRIGEERYALQAREIAEVLPRLKLKVIPKAPAWVAGIFAHRGEIVPVIDISALSFGTPARARTSTRMVLVHYRHDDQHPAQLLGLILEQATETLRCPAAQFKEYGLENRLSPYLGPVREDEQGLLQWIRVEELLSEPVRELLYPVVAPDIELLEDAP
- a CDS encoding NEL-type E3 ubiquitin ligase domain-containing protein; translation: MDISLSDGLPTRLQTHRAIIERRTPAWLANAGPDTHTALRKAASQALKQPWLTKARDDTPAIVEQLQALYAEHHHLQQRIAPSLQRLGTLEDFSAPRLTQAIKQQFDLDLDVRAAHLFHASHTRTEDTFANVAKDPIVQANSALRAAIRPLLEAALQNFQAEDTVPGAMDRDKHFKAEVFASHQVLGPILQGTPVALPAHEFAALSRRLDLGGEYQKHIDSVFDRVTISDLQAFERSTLLLQVHLALLKQRIDAPAHTALLNLLHGRPDAQLNGQQLYCSALTLWDVELTGVVLISTDRDASTSVQPVMLYIPEDPVAPLQLHASAQALHKALRESLFNKRYADFFSGLLPARQRSHVMNTLYKHLYPKVKKGPWYGQRWLEHEADHNARLKLGENHLAQPLFETLVHRKLTVIKDDARFNGVPTAEQDQRSHEQRMAWWRDKALNVLNIAAFAVPALGVVMLGVTAVQLCYEVYESIESWEHDERQQALSYLLDVVENIALMAAIGKLAAHTVPLPAIEVPAFVETLTPVRLPGGQRRLWKPDLAPFAHDVLLPAELKPNALGLYEHQGKQWLVLDEGTYSVKADSHGDFVIEHPDTGQHFEPPLRHNGAGAWLHPLDNPRQMHGLKLLRRLGYDTASLPDAMARQALQASNTSEAVLRHALTELGRPPALLVDTIQRLQLDRELSQAGQPELFDTRYQARQASPVAGVEALQQALPSRLPASVAQELWSHASTAQQQQLLNEHKLPIQLAEEARHYRQQLRLTRAYEGLYRQSSHNPDTDQLILHSLESLVGWSSELRLEIRDGSFNGALLDSVGPVDAPKRKVLIKEQGGYSARDAQDRHLNDRADLYASILHALPDAERQALGIPHTGQRAVLQRLIQYQPLARHQLRRVLAMPEIRPGFRSPMRLADGRIGYLLSGRPGTHWTVSRHYLLDRLSLLEFDMLWPDEMLQRLQDFGMSLERIDARLDAVLEEQRLLRESLETWRGLEPLQTEEAQSVNARLSTAIWRHWTRHSLPELGLAPEPLHLENFALQDFAPQLPAFFEQRVTALQLDDLRPSAAHGRPADLLSVDNQTLQQFLSRWGNARSLGLRNNPGSGLLTRYYPGLLGTVSSSLPNLTDLRLINLQLLLNQAEMDGLLPLLQLRNLELSGNRFSQHQPLSLEWLRPQRLVLEHTELRHWPTWLDSRVPGPIRELSLAGNHLTELPGYILDNPHSPDNHSVIDVRGNPLSMGTILRARLDDALADRSFSYRIDTPAAMEINLGVLISERNALTQAIEGWNEASTSSVTLSPQTIAQRRRIGVALMDHWRAYARGESQTALHLEDMDLAQFPRRLPGFFYLRVRSMRLHRITTTDEQLGNLLRFMINLGSLRISGEITPLLSPPQALLGLSSFSNLSLIDTNLRIDRRWTDFFARMVRLESLELDGNFLGDVQEVSSLGHLRLRWLSLRNTGLQSWPAWMTDRLPATLETLILDNNQLQDIPEQLLANPRRQWGHTEISLRGNPLSHEAMQRAHTSQRYGRSYSFEMDLPPQIREIAWYESHDSDSTMTESDYSMHTHSPATSSTLELSGIEPWLDNNTERPEIWRQLEQDGDASHLLALIDYLQQSADYRNQSSRAQLVERVWQVLEAAARSPELRATLDGIAEQPLQMIREQDTCPDGVMVEFNQMEVMVFTQQSLQDLPATSRGAALLNLTRRLYRLHELDRIAREQANGRDEAEVRLAYRLRWAQELDLPVPPQRMLYEAHARLQPDELNAALARVQAGERGDSFLAFAITQMPWVTYLREEYATGFNGLQRIYRDNLNRLTDRYEQLGLSLSSAQFEAEARTLDQQYQDDQLTLLRALTVDAVVSGPSPDQPAALAEPPASGALMPDAPEPPAQP